A region from the Streptomyces sp. 3214.6 genome encodes:
- a CDS encoding exopolysaccharide biosynthesis polyprenyl glycosylphosphotransferase produces the protein MTAESTVPSPGAQPGYSPVSVIPRLESAAGFRFPTRRPSARPVSPLPLLLADGLAASLGALALTGAQRRPLLVALLVAATMLLRPQRPRPVTGVLDELPAVCGRIAVAWLALGAFVAAWIPAHALSAHTLLLGCTAQAVAACAGRALVHRRRRRALLRRPHAALVIGPATTAQRVAAAVLRHPRCGVRPVGIVAERSDGADGLPVLTTGQEVQRALIQNGVRDVLCVHPAVRTEQGPLLRALAESGCTVWEVDADIPPYASRELLAGFSCRRLDLGARRRGSLGKRLLDVTASGTLLLLVSPLLLVCAAVLRLTDGPGIVFRQERIGKDGRPFTLLKFRTHRPVDEHEAATRWSVAGEREMSPFCRFLRRTSLDELLQLFNVLCGDMSLVGPRPERPFFVGQFSQTYPGYAARHRMQTGITGLAQVHGLRGDTSIEDRARFDNAYIDNWSLWQDVCILLRTAASLVRPTGS, from the coding sequence GTGACTGCGGAAAGCACCGTCCCTTCCCCGGGCGCGCAGCCCGGATACTCACCTGTCTCGGTCATTCCGCGGCTGGAGAGCGCAGCGGGATTCCGGTTCCCCACCCGACGGCCCTCCGCGCGGCCCGTGTCGCCGCTGCCGCTGCTGCTCGCCGACGGCCTCGCCGCGTCGCTGGGCGCCCTGGCACTGACCGGGGCGCAGCGCCGCCCGTTACTGGTGGCCCTGCTGGTCGCCGCCACGATGCTGCTGCGCCCGCAGCGTCCGCGCCCGGTGACGGGGGTGCTGGACGAACTGCCCGCCGTCTGCGGCCGGATCGCCGTTGCCTGGCTGGCGCTGGGGGCGTTCGTCGCGGCGTGGATCCCCGCGCACGCGCTCTCGGCCCACACCCTGCTCCTCGGGTGCACGGCGCAGGCCGTGGCCGCGTGCGCCGGCCGCGCGCTCGTCCACCGGCGCCGCCGCCGGGCGCTGCTGCGCCGCCCGCACGCCGCGCTCGTCATCGGCCCCGCCACGACCGCGCAGCGCGTCGCCGCCGCCGTGCTGCGCCACCCGCGCTGCGGGGTACGGCCGGTGGGGATTGTCGCCGAGCGCTCCGACGGCGCCGACGGACTTCCGGTGCTGACCACTGGTCAGGAGGTGCAGCGGGCCCTCATCCAAAACGGCGTCCGCGACGTCCTGTGCGTCCACCCGGCCGTGCGCACCGAGCAGGGCCCGCTGCTGCGGGCGCTCGCCGAGTCGGGCTGCACGGTGTGGGAGGTCGACGCCGACATCCCCCCGTACGCGAGCCGTGAGCTGCTCGCCGGGTTCTCCTGCCGCCGCCTCGACCTGGGCGCCCGGCGCCGGGGCAGCCTCGGCAAGCGACTGCTGGACGTCACGGCCTCCGGGACGCTGCTGCTGCTGGTGAGCCCCCTGCTGCTGGTGTGCGCGGCGGTGCTGCGGCTGACGGACGGGCCGGGGATCGTGTTCCGGCAGGAGCGCATCGGCAAGGACGGCCGGCCCTTCACGCTGCTGAAGTTCCGCACCCACCGCCCGGTCGACGAGCACGAGGCCGCGACCCGCTGGAGCGTGGCCGGCGAGCGGGAGATGAGCCCCTTCTGCCGCTTTCTGCGCCGGACCTCGCTGGACGAGCTGCTCCAGCTGTTCAACGTCCTGTGCGGCGACATGAGCCTGGTCGGGCCGCGACCCGAACGCCCCTTCTTCGTCGGCCAGTTCAGCCAGACCTACCCGGGCTACGCGGCCCGCCACCGGATGCAGACCGGCATCACCGGTCTCGCCCAGGTCCACGGACTGCGCGGCGACACCTCCATCGAGGACCGGGCCCGCTTCGACAACGCGTACATCGACAACTGGTCGCTGTGGCAGGACGTCTGCATCCTGCTGCGCACAGCGGCCTCCCTCGTGCGACCGACCGGGAGCTGA
- a CDS encoding glycosyltransferase translates to MHQPEPDDRPRVLHLTQPVDGGVARVVTDLARAQLAAGLHLTVACPDSPLSENLRALGANVRHWAATRAPGPSLPGEVRRLGRLLDEVRPDLLHAHSAKAGLAGRLAVRGRIPTVFQPHAWSFEAVGGPTAALALTWERYGARWADRLLCVSEAERATGERARIAGRWSVVPNGIDPERFHPAPVDTVRAGLLPLLAPAAPLVVCVGRLCRQKGQDVLLAAWADVARKVPGARLVLVGDGPDGEQLRSRAPESVLFTGAVADAVPWYQAADLVVLPSRWEGMALAPLEALACGRPVVVTDVDGARESLPDPLATRCLVPAENPAALADTVAALLLDPLLRESLGHQGRAHVLAAHDVRRTTEAVADVYRELLTTTEGARVAPPECRESIHS, encoded by the coding sequence ATGCACCAGCCAGAACCCGACGACAGACCCCGGGTCCTGCACCTCACCCAGCCCGTGGACGGCGGGGTCGCCCGGGTCGTCACAGACCTGGCCCGGGCCCAGCTCGCGGCCGGCCTGCACCTCACCGTGGCCTGCCCCGACAGCCCCCTCTCCGAGAACCTGCGCGCGCTGGGCGCGAACGTACGGCACTGGGCGGCGACGCGGGCCCCGGGACCCTCGCTCCCCGGTGAGGTACGGCGGCTCGGACGCCTGCTCGACGAGGTACGCCCCGATCTGCTGCACGCGCACAGCGCCAAGGCCGGACTCGCCGGACGGCTCGCGGTGCGCGGGCGGATCCCGACCGTGTTCCAGCCGCACGCCTGGTCCTTCGAGGCGGTCGGCGGCCCCACCGCGGCCCTCGCGCTCACCTGGGAACGGTACGGGGCCCGTTGGGCCGACCGGCTGCTCTGTGTGAGCGAGGCGGAGCGCGCGACCGGGGAACGCGCCCGGATCGCCGGGCGGTGGAGCGTCGTCCCCAACGGCATCGACCCCGAGCGCTTCCACCCGGCCCCCGTCGACACCGTACGGGCCGGCCTCCTCCCGCTGCTCGCCCCGGCCGCACCCCTGGTGGTGTGCGTGGGGCGGCTGTGCCGGCAGAAGGGGCAGGACGTGCTGCTGGCGGCGTGGGCGGACGTGGCACGGAAGGTGCCCGGCGCCCGGCTGGTGCTGGTCGGCGACGGACCGGACGGGGAACAACTGCGCTCCCGCGCCCCGGAGTCCGTGCTGTTCACCGGCGCCGTCGCCGACGCCGTGCCCTGGTACCAGGCCGCCGACCTCGTCGTACTGCCCTCGCGCTGGGAAGGCATGGCGCTCGCCCCGCTCGAGGCGCTCGCCTGCGGGCGGCCCGTCGTGGTGACCGACGTGGACGGCGCCCGGGAGAGCCTGCCCGACCCGCTCGCCACCCGCTGTCTGGTGCCCGCCGAGAACCCCGCGGCGCTGGCCGACACCGTAGCCGCACTGCTCCTCGACCCGCTGCTGCGCGAGTCGCTCGGCCACCAGGGACGCGCTCACGTCCTGGCCGCGCACGACGTGCGGCGCACCACCGAGGCGGTCGCGGACGTGTACCGAGAGCTGCTCACGACCACGGAAGGGGCGCGCGTCGCGCCCCCCGAGTGCAGGGAGTCCATCCACTCGTGA
- a CDS encoding DUF3344 domain-containing protein, translating into MRNSLGPLLRHATAGVLALTSLCAPGSARAAGAPPASEAERLAFAPRYRATQHGGIVRAANTAISCRATPAAGAAPSCPSVRQGAAAVNSDFDMFYVDVDDDPNTYNSSSAEVRLPRDARVSYARLYWGGNLRVGEQKPPADNARVLIAEPGGQYKAVLADTVVGHRVAQGADAFQASADVTDLVRDSGQGLYTVAQINVAMGRSAAGAWGGWTLVVAYENPAEPLRHLALWDGFDTLGSPSGTTAAKEIRLRGLDIPAGAGGRAGIVGYDGDRDRTGDSLMFSTGGRAATALTNPVNPSDDVLNSTISEPGAAPAARVPAYVNTLGYDSDVFDLGRGLRRGGDQLAVRLVSTRDAAWAGALFVAVDTRKK; encoded by the coding sequence ATGCGCAATTCCCTGGGTCCGCTGCTGCGCCACGCGACGGCCGGCGTCCTCGCCCTGACCTCGCTCTGTGCGCCGGGCAGCGCCCGCGCGGCCGGCGCGCCGCCCGCGTCCGAGGCCGAGCGCCTCGCCTTCGCACCGCGCTACCGCGCGACCCAGCACGGCGGGATCGTCCGCGCCGCCAACACCGCGATCAGCTGCCGCGCGACGCCGGCCGCCGGGGCGGCGCCCTCCTGCCCCTCCGTGCGCCAGGGCGCCGCAGCCGTCAACAGCGACTTCGACATGTTCTACGTCGATGTCGACGACGACCCCAACACCTACAACTCCTCCAGCGCCGAGGTCCGTCTCCCCCGGGACGCGCGGGTGTCGTACGCGCGGCTGTACTGGGGCGGCAACCTGCGCGTCGGCGAGCAGAAGCCGCCCGCGGACAACGCGCGCGTGCTGATCGCCGAGCCGGGCGGACAGTACAAGGCGGTGCTCGCGGACACCGTCGTCGGCCACCGCGTGGCCCAGGGCGCCGACGCCTTCCAGGCCTCCGCCGACGTCACCGACCTGGTGCGCGACAGCGGCCAGGGCCTGTACACGGTCGCTCAGATCAACGTGGCCATGGGCAGATCGGCGGCCGGCGCCTGGGGCGGCTGGACGCTGGTGGTGGCGTACGAGAACCCGGCGGAGCCGCTGCGGCACCTGGCCCTGTGGGACGGCTTCGACACCCTCGGCTCCCCCTCCGGCACCACCGCCGCGAAGGAGATCCGGCTGCGCGGGCTCGACATCCCCGCGGGTGCGGGCGGCCGGGCCGGGATCGTCGGGTACGACGGCGACCGCGACCGAACGGGTGATTCGCTCATGTTCTCGACCGGTGGACGGGCGGCCACCGCGCTCACGAACCCGGTCAATCCATCTGACGATGTGTTGAACTCCACGATCAGCGAGCCGGGGGCGGCTCCGGCGGCGCGTGTACCGGCGTACGTCAACACCCTCGGCTACGACTCCGACGTGTTCGATCTCGGCCGGGGTTTGCGGCGCGGCGGTGACCAGCTTGCCGTTCGGCTCGTTTCAACCCGGGACGCGGCGTGGGCCGGGGCGCTCTTCGTCGCCGTCGACACACGAAAGAAGTAG
- a CDS encoding chaplin has translation MSRIAKGLVLTSVAAAAVAGASGIATADSDANGVAAHSPGVLSGNVVQVPIHIPINVCGNTVNVAGLLNPAFGNTCIND, from the coding sequence ATGTCGCGTATCGCGAAGGGCCTGGTCCTGACCTCTGTTGCCGCCGCGGCCGTCGCCGGCGCCTCCGGCATCGCCACCGCCGACAGTGACGCGAACGGCGTCGCCGCGCACTCCCCGGGCGTGCTGTCCGGCAATGTCGTCCAGGTCCCGATCCACATCCCGATCAACGTGTGCGGCAACACGGTCAACGTCGCCGGGCTGCTGAACCCCGCCTTCGGCAACACCTGCATCAACGACTGA
- a CDS encoding DUF5949 family protein — protein MTSTPSATRPFRVADLGTLVVMPWSGEAPDGSDMPYLLAYSLGDTEDGPEGTAVAVERLLTDNGMSVGGDVVDGTERPSLPFSLLVESGAAVLNMPGLNAQCLPPQEWLAAVDERGYAYLVFTTRAWPEATPGRAVTPEALTAFAGAAQTLTAAAHIVLPARRLRG, from the coding sequence GTGACCTCAACCCCAAGCGCAACCCGACCCTTCCGCGTGGCCGACCTGGGCACCCTCGTCGTGATGCCGTGGAGCGGCGAGGCCCCCGACGGCAGCGACATGCCCTACCTGCTGGCCTACTCCCTCGGGGACACCGAGGACGGCCCCGAGGGGACCGCCGTCGCCGTCGAGCGGCTGCTCACCGACAACGGCATGTCCGTCGGCGGGGACGTCGTCGACGGCACCGAACGGCCGAGCCTGCCGTTCAGCCTGCTCGTCGAGTCCGGCGCGGCCGTCCTGAACATGCCGGGCCTCAACGCCCAGTGCCTGCCGCCTCAGGAGTGGCTCGCCGCCGTCGACGAGCGCGGCTACGCCTACCTCGTCTTCACCACCCGCGCCTGGCCGGAGGCCACGCCCGGCCGGGCCGTCACCCCCGAGGCGCTGACCGCGTTCGCGGGCGCCGCGCAGACCCTGACGGCCGCGGCGCACATCGTCCTGCCCGCCCGCCGACTGCGCGGCTGA
- a CDS encoding vitamin K epoxide reductase family protein, producing the protein MSRPRPAPAGAGRAYALLLVLTGAAGLLAAWVITLDEFKLLEDPGFTPGCSLNPVVSCGSVMQSDQASVFGFPNPMLGLVAYGIVVCVGMSLLARAVFPRWYWLTFTAGCLFGVGFVSWLQFESLYRINALCLWCCLAWVATILMFWYAVSFDVRHGFLPAPAGVRIFLAEFTWVLPLLHIGVIGMLILTRWWDFWTS; encoded by the coding sequence ATGAGCCGGCCGCGCCCGGCGCCCGCGGGGGCCGGCCGGGCGTACGCCCTGCTGCTCGTCCTCACCGGCGCGGCCGGGCTGCTGGCCGCCTGGGTCATCACTCTGGACGAGTTCAAGCTGCTGGAGGACCCCGGGTTCACGCCCGGGTGCAGCCTGAACCCCGTCGTGTCCTGCGGCAGCGTCATGCAGAGCGACCAGGCCTCGGTGTTCGGGTTCCCCAACCCGATGCTGGGCCTGGTGGCCTACGGGATCGTCGTGTGCGTCGGCATGAGCCTGCTGGCCCGTGCCGTCTTCCCCCGCTGGTACTGGCTGACCTTCACCGCGGGCTGCCTGTTCGGCGTCGGGTTCGTGTCCTGGCTGCAGTTCGAGTCGCTGTACCGGATCAACGCGCTGTGCCTGTGGTGCTGTCTGGCCTGGGTCGCCACGATCCTCATGTTTTGGTACGCCGTCTCCTTCGACGTACGCCACGGATTCCTGCCCGCCCCGGCCGGCGTGCGGATTTTCCTCGCCGAATTCACCTGGGTGCTCCCGCTGCTGCACATCGGAGTGATCGGCATGCTGATCCTCACCCGATGGTGGGATTTCTGGACGAGCTGA
- a CDS encoding tyrosinase family oxidase copper chaperone gives MVVSIDGAAVTAVPVGAGGTGPARAARRRDLLRGLLGGAVALAIAPVVASSRPPGRADAGSADSSFDETYRGRHIRGVLTPTGPAATADAEWEVTVDGRPLHLMRRADGTWLSMVDHYSSYATPLAAARAAVDGLGPDERLRTAGPVHDHTHMGGHHGLHA, from the coding sequence ATGGTCGTCAGCATCGACGGAGCAGCCGTGACCGCAGTGCCGGTGGGCGCGGGCGGAACCGGCCCGGCCCGCGCCGCCCGGCGACGGGACCTACTGCGCGGGCTGCTCGGCGGCGCCGTGGCCCTCGCGATCGCGCCCGTCGTCGCCTCCTCCCGGCCCCCCGGCCGGGCGGACGCCGGCTCCGCGGACTCCTCGTTCGACGAGACCTACCGGGGCCGGCACATCCGCGGGGTCCTCACCCCGACGGGACCGGCGGCCACGGCCGACGCCGAGTGGGAGGTCACCGTCGACGGCCGCCCGCTGCACCTCATGCGCCGCGCCGACGGCACCTGGCTGAGCATGGTCGACCACTACAGCTCCTACGCCACACCGCTGGCGGCGGCCCGCGCCGCCGTCGACGGGCTCGGGCCGGACGAGCGGCTGCGCACGGCGGGCCCGGTACACGATCACACACACATGGGGGGACACCATGGCCTACACGCGTAA